The following coding sequences lie in one Mycobacterium sp. Z3061 genomic window:
- a CDS encoding NAD(P)/FAD-dependent oxidoreductase, translating to MQQRALKVAIIGAGMSGICMAAKLQDADIESFTIFEKADDVGGTWRDNTYPGLTCDVPSRYYSYSFRPNPNWSHWLPPGGEIQRYFQQVADERGIRPHIRFGTNVTRAEYDDGKWRLTTEAGQETFDVLVTATGVLRVPRYPDIPGRDSFAGPAFHSSRWDHSVSLPDKRIGLIGTGSTGVQITAELGGTVRQLKVFQRTAQWVYPLPNPRYSKLTQALLSRFAGLNRLPYLFWGWFFRLIFGRAPIQPGWQRRLATAECRWNLRLSVRDPQLRAKLTPNYQPMCKRQVMAGRFYKSVQKPGVEIITDPIDHIEARGIVTADGILHELDLLVFATGFDARAYVRPMEIIGEGGLTLDEAWADGPMAYRSIAVPGFPNLFMMMGPHSPIGNQSLIPIAEDQANYVMWWIEQLRAGRVVAAAPTEAATKQYNEDMKAAMPQTIWVSGCNSWYLGKDGLPELFPWTPETHHELLRQPELADFDVRRA from the coding sequence ATGCAGCAACGTGCACTGAAGGTCGCGATCATCGGCGCCGGTATGTCCGGCATCTGCATGGCAGCCAAACTGCAGGATGCCGACATCGAATCGTTCACCATCTTCGAGAAGGCGGACGACGTCGGAGGCACCTGGCGCGACAACACCTATCCCGGACTCACCTGTGATGTGCCGTCGCGTTACTACTCGTACTCCTTCCGGCCCAACCCGAACTGGTCGCACTGGTTGCCGCCGGGAGGGGAGATCCAGCGCTACTTTCAGCAGGTGGCCGACGAACGTGGTATTCGTCCGCACATCCGGTTCGGCACCAACGTCACCCGGGCCGAATACGACGACGGAAAGTGGAGACTCACCACCGAGGCAGGGCAGGAGACGTTCGACGTCCTGGTCACCGCGACCGGGGTGCTGCGGGTGCCGCGCTACCCAGACATCCCCGGCCGCGACTCATTCGCCGGGCCCGCGTTCCACTCGTCGCGCTGGGACCACTCGGTGTCGTTGCCCGACAAGCGGATCGGTCTGATCGGTACCGGATCCACCGGAGTGCAGATCACCGCGGAGCTGGGCGGCACGGTGCGGCAGCTCAAGGTCTTCCAGCGCACTGCCCAGTGGGTCTACCCGCTGCCCAATCCCCGTTACTCGAAGCTGACGCAGGCGCTGCTGTCGCGCTTCGCGGGGCTGAATCGGTTGCCCTACTTGTTCTGGGGTTGGTTCTTCCGGTTGATCTTCGGCCGCGCCCCGATCCAGCCGGGTTGGCAACGGCGCCTGGCCACCGCCGAATGTCGTTGGAACCTGCGGCTTTCGGTGCGCGACCCGCAATTGCGCGCCAAACTCACCCCGAACTACCAGCCGATGTGCAAACGGCAAGTGATGGCCGGGCGCTTCTACAAATCCGTGCAGAAGCCAGGCGTGGAAATCATCACCGACCCGATCGATCACATCGAGGCGCGCGGCATCGTCACCGCGGACGGCATCCTGCACGAACTTGATCTGCTGGTGTTCGCCACCGGGTTCGACGCCCGGGCCTATGTGCGGCCGATGGAGATCATCGGGGAAGGCGGGTTGACCCTGGACGAAGCCTGGGCCGACGGCCCGATGGCGTACCGGTCCATCGCTGTACCGGGCTTCCCCAACCTGTTCATGATGATGGGACCGCACTCGCCGATCGGCAACCAATCTCTGATTCCCATCGCCGAGGACCAGGCGAACTACGTGATGTGGTGGATCGAGCAGTTGCGTGCCGGGCGGGTGGTCGCGGCCGCGCCCACGGAGGCCGCTACCAAGCAATACAACGAAGACATGAAAGCCGCAATGCCGCAGACTATTTGGGTCAGCGGCTGCAACAGCTGGTATCTCGGCAAAGACGGCTTGCCGGAACTGTTCCCGTGGACGCCGGAGACCCACCATGAGCTGCTGCGGCAGCCCGAGCTCGCCGACTTCGACGTGCGAAGGGCCTGA